The DNA window TGTCGCTGAACTCGGTGGGTCGGTAACTGGAGCCCAGGTAGACGTCCCAGTTGTTGTTCAGTTCGAAATTGGCCCCCGCGAAGAACCGGCCGTTCTTGTAATTGTTCCGCCACGACGACCAGGACCAGGGATCGTCGAGGGCTTCGTGCCGGAAGTTGTAGAACGTGAAGAAACGAAGATCGTAGCTTTGGAAAAGGCGTCCCGGCGTGATGTTCTGGTACTGAATCCGCGCGCCGCCGTCGAGGCGCTCGCTTGAGCGGGAGAAGCCGAGGTCGTTGATCTCGAAACCGGGCGATATCTGGGCGAACCAGACCGCGCCGGTCCAGTGTTCGGCGTCCCGTCGGGCGAACTGCAACCGCCAGTTGTACCCGTTCATCGAGGTGGCGGTCGAGTCCACGGCCAACCGCGTGGCGTCGGGACGCTGGAAGTAGTGATTGCTGGACCGCTGTATCCGGATCAACGCCTCCGGGCTTCCCTGGACGCGGCTGCCGGCCATGTAGCCGTAGACGGCCCAGTCCCGCGACCGCGCTCCACCCCAGTTGTGCTCGAAATCCATCCCGCCGGAAAAGGCCTCCGACGTGAGGTAGTCGAAAGCGCCGTCACCGGGAAGGGCCCGGTGCATGAGCGAACCTACGGCCCCGAACTGGCTGGCGCCGTTTCTCAAGTCCCGCCGGACCCGGAGCACGCCGAATTCCGCGCGGGGTTCGACCGTAAACTCCGGGATGCTGCCGTTCGCAATCGAATGGGCCTTCCCCGATTCCCGACCCGTGACCGCGGCCAGGGCGCCGATGGACACGCCGCCCGGTGACCGGCCCGTGATCTTGGCCGCGCCGAGGATGCTGGTTTCCGTCGGTATGTCGGAGAAATCCGCACCGTCCGGCGTGCCGCCCCTGGGCTGCCGTCCGATCCGGCGGCTGTAGTACAGTTCGTCCCGGCCCGACAGGCCGAATTCGAACACCTGCGCGTCTTCCACGAAAAACGGCCGTTGTTCCCGGAAGAACGTCTCGAAGGCCGAGAGGTTGACGACGGCGGGATCCACTTCCACCTGCCCGAAGTCCGGGTTGACGGTCAGGTCCAGGTGGTAGGACGAGCCGAGTCCGTACCGCACGTCGAGCCCGGCCCGCGCATTGTAGTCCGATCCGTCGAAGAAGGGGTTCCCCTGCTCGGCCCGGGCGGTCCGGGCGCTGCCGAGGGAGTACGGCCGGATTTCCAGGCGCCTGGCGTTCGACGGCAGGACGAGCCCGTTCAGGCGGCCCAGGACGCTGACCCGACCATATCGCTGCCGGGACTGCAGGGCGAAGTCTATAATCTCGTCCGTGGCCAGGCACCGCCGCATGAAGTTAATGCCCCAGGACTGCGGGCCGTCCGTCGTCTCGTACCGTATCTGGGACAGGGGGATCCTCATCTCGGCGACCCAACCCTGATCGTCGATCGCCACGCCGGATTCCCATACGGCGTCCCACGCGTCGTCCTGCCGCACGTCATCGTACAGGTACGCATCCCGTTGCGCCCCGGCGGCGCTTACGCGGAACTGGTAGCCGGTCAGCCGGTCGTTGTTCGGATCGATGGATACGGAGAGCAGATCGAAGGCGCCCCGTTCGTCCCGCCGGACGAGCTGCCGGCCGATATGCTCCGGATGATCGTCGTACATCCGGGCGCCGATATAGATGGCGTCGGCGTCGTAAAGCACACGGATCTCGGTAACTTCATCGGGCTCGGCGCCTTCGACGGGTTCCCGCTGAACGAACCGCGTCGCGGGAACGGCCGCCGCCCAGGCCGCTTCATCCAGCCGTCCATCGATCGCAATGTGCCCGGTGCGTTGCGCCGCCTCCATGGCGGGGACGGAAGGCGCGCCGGTGTCCGTCTGCGCGGTAACGGTATCGGCGGACAGGGT is part of the Gemmatimonadota bacterium genome and encodes:
- a CDS encoding DUF5916 domain-containing protein yields the protein MHLKSIVPPIVALIALCTLSADTVTAQTDTGAPSVPAMEAAQRTGHIAIDGRLDEAAWAAAVPATRFVQREPVEGAEPDEVTEIRVLYDADAIYIGARMYDDHPEHIGRQLVRRDERGAFDLLSVSIDPNNDRLTGYQFRVSAAGAQRDAYLYDDVRQDDAWDAVWESGVAIDDQGWVAEMRIPLSQIRYETTDGPQSWGINFMRRCLATDEIIDFALQSRQRYGRVSVLGRLNGLVLPSNARRLEIRPYSLGSARTARAEQGNPFFDGSDYNARAGLDVRYGLGSSYHLDLTVNPDFGQVEVDPAVVNLSAFETFFREQRPFFVEDAQVFEFGLSGRDELYYSRRIGRQPRGGTPDGADFSDIPTETSILGAAKITGRSPGGVSIGALAAVTGRESGKAHSIANGSIPEFTVEPRAEFGVLRVRRDLRNGASQFGAVGSLMHRALPGDGAFDYLTSEAFSGGMDFEHNWGGARSRDWAVYGYMAGSRVQGSPEALIRIQRSSNHYFQRPDATRLAVDSTATSMNGYNWRLQFARRDAEHWTGAVWFAQISPGFEINDLGFSRSSERLDGGARIQYQNITPGRLFQSYDLRFFTFYNFRHEALDDPWSWSSWRNNYKNGRFFAGANFELNNNWDVYLGSSYRPTEFSD